TCCATAATAATCTGATTCCCTCAAGAGCCTTCCTTCAATTAGTTTAATATCCAACATCGGGACTAGATCTTTATCACCACCAATAAAATTTACCATAATTTTTTGATCAGGATTATCTTTGTTATCTACATTTCGACTAAAAAAACCAGGTGCCATATACGGCCTCCAACCTGCAATACTTACATTTTCAATCGCAGGTTTTTTAAGAAGCTCATTTTTGATCGAGTTTGAATTTTCGGATAGGTATAGGGATTTTATGTTTAAAAGATTTTCTGTGTTTAAGCCTTTTGGGGAATTTTGTATCAAATTCATTTGCGACTTCATCGTGATCAAGCCAAAGATTACAATGAGTGAAATACAAAATTGAACAATGATAAGTGTCCTTTTCGTCCAAACTTCAGAATTTGAGACTTTGGAAATTTTATTTTTTAATGCCTGTGCCGGTTTTATATTGGAAATAATCAAGGCTGGATAAAGCCCAATAATACCTCCTAAAAGTATGACCGCAATAAGAAATGAGAATATGATTGTTGGGAATATTTCATGGGTGTAAACCAATTTAAAATTTAAGAATAATTCCAACGGAGAGATTGCCAATAAATAAATTATGATACTTAGAATAGCAGAAAATAAGAAGATAATTTGAGTTTCAATCAGCAATATTTTAATTAGGAAAAACCTATTTGCTCCCATTATTTTATGAAGATTAAAGCTCTTTATCTTTTTTATGGTTCTGACAGCATACAGATTGATAAAATTTATACTTGAAATAATGAGAACTAGGATTGCTATTCCCATAATAATAGTGCTTGACCTTTTATTACCACTTATTGACGATTGGGCAAGCGGATTCATGTACACTTCCTGTAGTGGTTGAAATCTAAAAGTATAATTGGTAACTGCTGAATCATTTAAAAAATCTTTATACCAACTATTTACTTTTTTAGTAAATTCATTAATATCAGTGTTAGGTTTCAATGAAATATATTGATCCTGATAATAACCATCTCCATTTTTTGAAAGTTCTCGTTTCATTACTGAAGAAAATGTTATTACTGACGATCTTAATGTAGAATTATATGGCAACTTTTTAAAAACTCCAGTGATTATAAAATCGATCATTTCATTTTTATCTAGTAGTGGATCTGAAGTCTTGATGATTTTACCTATGACATTTTCATCTTTGAAATATTTTTCTTTGAATTCCTGATCTATCATTATATTTCTCTTTCCAGCTACAGTTTCCAGAGGCTTTCCTTCAAGGATTTCAAAGTCCAAAATATCAAATGCTTCTTTATGTAAAAAAAGAGAATTTATTTGTACAGTTTCGTCGTTATCAAGTTTTAAAAAAATATTTCTAGGAAATATGGCAGAGGAAGCTTCAACTTCTGGAAATTGTCTTTTTAATTCTAAACCTAGATTAGCAAAGGCTTGAGGAATTTCTCCCTCTATTCCTTTTGTATTTTCTATCGTATTTATCCTATAGATTCGACCTGCTTTTGACCAACTTTTATCATAGGAATTTTCCTCAATCACTACCGAAAAAACCAATAGACACAGGGTAAAAGCCAAGGTTAATCCAAGGATATTGATCAATGAATAGGATTTATTCTTCTGTATGTTTCTAAATGCTAGTTTAACACTGCTCATAATTCATATTATAGTTATATAAAAACTGAATCGCCCTTCGGCTACTGGTTTCGACTCCGCTCAACCAACGCAGAGGCTGCCCTTCGGCTTATTTCCACTACTCATCTCTCAAACTATCCACCGGATTTGCTTTAGCAGCTTTAAGTGACTGAAAGCTCATTGTTAAGAATGCTATTAGGATGGTTGCTAATGCAGGGATAATAAACATCCACCAAGAGATTTCAATTTTGTATACGAAGTTGTCAAGCCACTTTTTACTTGCCCACCAAGCAATTGGTGAAGCTACCAAAATTGAAATCAGAACTAGTTTTATATAGTCTTTAGAAAGTAAACCTACGATTCCTGCAATTGAGCTTCCCAATACCTTTCGGATTCCTATTTCTTTTGTTCTCTGCACCGTAGATATGGTTACCAATCCGATTAATCCCAAGCAGCTCAATAGTATGGTTATACTTGTTGAAAGATTGATGATTTTTGAAAACCTATAATCGGTTTCATAATATTCTCGGATATTTTGATCATAGAATTTGAACTCAAGGGGAGCATTTGGATATATAGTTTTCCATTCTTTTTCCAAAATGGCAAGACTAGCTTTCCACGTTTTGGGATCGTTTTGGAGTTTAATGGTAATATCTTGTAATTGACCTCTATATTTCGAGGTTAAAATGGCAACTCCCGTTTTTTCAGTATGAAATGTTTTAGTGTTGAAATTATCTGTTACTCCAGTAATAGTTCTATCCTTTCCATATGCTTTTACAGGTTTTCCGATTGCTTCTTCGGGCGATTTAAATCCTAAATCTTGGATCGCTATTTTATTTAATATGATACCTGTGCTTGTGTCTGATAAAGAAAATCTTCTACCCGCCAACAATTTGATCTCATATAAATTAAAGTAATCCTCATCAACAAATTTAAAAGGAACATTAATCTTTACGAGTCCTGTGTCAGCGGTTGTTTCAACAAAATTCCCCCAATGGCCTTGACTTAGAGGTAAGTGGCCTAAGGAAACTCCAGCAATCTGGCTGTGTTTTTTTAAAGCTTCTTTTAATACAAATGGATCAACATCAGCATTTTGATCTTTTTTGAATGGGAGGTGAATGTTAATGAGTGCATTATAATTAAATCCCAAATCGCTATTCATGGTATGCTTCATTTGAATACCCATTATAAATGTGGCGATTACAAAAACTTGGGCAATAACAAATTGAACTACGATCAAAACTTTTCTGATTGAAATACTTCCTAATGATAGTTTACCAATACCTTTCATTTTAATGACCTCAGATATTTGAACTCTGTTTATTAAATAAGCGGGATATAAACTAGAAAGAATGGAAATAATTGCAATTAAACAGATGATAAATAAGACAAGAGGTAACCAATCTGAGAAGGAATCCAGATTTGAAGGTAATAATTTGCTGAAGGTTTTTTCAAACAGCTTGGTTATTGGCCAAGAAATCACTAATGCTATACAAGTAATTGTTAAGGTTTCTAAGAAGAAGGCTTTAGTAACATCAAAAGGCTGTTCGCCTAAAGTTTTCCGAATACCAATTTCCTTAGCTCTAGTTGGTACTTGAGCAGTTGTTAGATTGATATAATTTATAGTCGCCAGTAATAGTAAGAACAGGCCAATGCCTATGAAACCATAAATTAGGTTTATGTTGGTGCTGTTCTGCAATCTTTTATCAAAGTGCACTTCCGTCAATGGAGTTACTTCTGCCCTGGCTTTGAAATTACTTTCCCTAAAATCCTTATCTGTCATGTCAAATATTTTCTTGCTTATCTGATTGACAAAAGTCTTTTTACTCTTAACGTCTTTTAGTTTTACAAATAGGTTGTAATTTGAATTGAACATTAACCAATTATCACTGTTCCATTCATTATTGGAAATTTTGATAAACTCTTTTGAAAGGAAACTGCTTGGATGTTCTAAATCTTTCACTACTCCTGCAACAGAAAATAAAGTAGTGTCATACAAGAGTGTTTTTTCCGACTAAATCTTTCACAGGGACATTTGGGAAATAT
The Sphingobacterium daejeonense genome window above contains:
- a CDS encoding ABC transporter permease, which codes for MINILGLTLAFTLCLLVFSVVIEENSYDKSWSKAGRIYRINTIENTKGIEGEIPQAFANLGLELKRQFPEVEASSAIFPRNIFLKLDNDETVQINSLFLHKEAFDILDFEILEGKPLETVAGKRNIMIDQEFKEKYFKDENVIGKIIKTSDPLLDKNEMIDFIITGVFKKLPYNSTLRSSVITFSSVMKRELSKNGDGYYQDQYISLKPNTDINEFTKKVNSWYKDFLNDSAVTNYTFRFQPLQEVYMNPLAQSSISGNKRSSTIIMGIAILVLIISSINFINLYAVRTIKKIKSFNLHKIMGANRFFLIKILLIETQIIFLFSAILSIIIYLLAISPLELFLNFKLVYTHEIFPTIIFSFLIAVILLGGIIGLYPALIISNIKPAQALKNKISKVSNSEVWTKRTLIIVQFCISLIVIFGLITMKSQMNLIQNSPKGLNTENLLNIKSLYLSENSNSIKNELLKKPAIENVSIAGWRPYMAPGFFSRNVDNKDNPDQKIMVNFIGGDKDLVPMLDIKLIEGRLLRESDYYGYPKPNPQYEGDEVNNALITRSTAKTLGIKTLGIPYKGLDTIPVGIVEDFHSESFHEKNETYCNPRSK
- a CDS encoding ABC transporter permease, giving the protein MYDTTLFSVAGVVKDLEHPSSFLSKEFIKISNNEWNSDNWLMFNSNYNLFVKLKDVKSKKTFVNQISKKIFDMTDKDFRESNFKARAEVTPLTEVHFDKRLQNSTNINLIYGFIGIGLFLLLLATINYINLTTAQVPTRAKEIGIRKTLGEQPFDVTKAFFLETLTITCIALVISWPITKLFEKTFSKLLPSNLDSFSDWLPLVLFIICLIAIISILSSLYPAYLINRVQISEVIKMKGIGKLSLGSISIRKVLIVVQFVIAQVFVIATFIMGIQMKHTMNSDLGFNYNALINIHLPFKKDQNADVDPFVLKEALKKHSQIAGVSLGHLPLSQGHWGNFVETTADTGLVKINVPFKFVDEDYFNLYEIKLLAGRRFSLSDTSTGIILNKIAIQDLGFKSPEEAIGKPVKAYGKDRTITGVTDNFNTKTFHTEKTGVAILTSKYRGQLQDITIKLQNDPKTWKASLAILEKEWKTIYPNAPLEFKFYDQNIREYYETDYRFSKIINLSTSITILLSCLGLIGLVTISTVQRTKEIGIRKVLGSSIAGIVGLLSKDYIKLVLISILVASPIAWWASKKWLDNFVYKIEISWWMFIIPALATILIAFLTMSFQSLKAAKANPVDSLRDE